A single genomic interval of Rhododendron vialii isolate Sample 1 chromosome 3a, ASM3025357v1 harbors:
- the LOC131320267 gene encoding heptahelical transmembrane protein ADIPOR1, with translation MNGSTTERSAWKRSKPRSEMDPKVISLDSTKKKNKKNMKSENRNKPAKRCCLVTFEELPEYMKDNEYILNYYRANWPLKDAFFSLFRWHNETLNVWTHLLGFALFVGLMVGNLMDVPQVADIFGIFVSPFPSNAEANVSHNSNDFFSGATNFNLKKQSAALGMTVTSPETSATRWPFFVFLCGSMFCLLSSSTCHLFACHSHNLNILLLRMDYVGIAVMIITSFFPPIFYIFQCEPIWQIVYLTGISVMGAFTIVTLLTPAFSTGKFRGFRAMLFVAMGLFGLVPAVHAVVVNWNESRRNVTLAYELVMALAYLTGTAFYVTRIPERWKPGFFDLAGHSHQIFHVFVILGALAHYGAALVFLEFRGEVGCGRTK, from the exons ATGAATGGCAGCACTACGGAGAGGTCTGCTTGGAAGAGATCAAAACCCAGATCAGAGATGGATCCGAAAGTCATCAGCTTAGACAGTActaagaagaagaacaagaaaaacatgaaATCCGAGAACAGAAACAAACCCGCCAAGAGGTGCTGTTTGGTTACGTTTGAGGAATTGCCGGAGTACATGAAGGACAACGAGTACATACTGAATTATTACAGAGCCAATTGGCCTCTCAAAGATGCCTTTTTCAGCTTGTTTCGTTGGCATAATGAGACTCTCAACGTTTGGAC GCATTTGTTGGGGTTTGCCCTTTTCGTGGGGTTGATGGTTGGTAATCTGATGGATGTGCCTCAGGTGGCAGATATCTTCGGTATATTTGTCAG CCCTTTTCCCTCAAATGCGGAGGCCAACGTCTCTCACAATTCAAACGATTTCTTTTCG GGGGCAACAAACTTCAACTTGAAGAAGCAGTCAGCAGCGCTGGGAATGACGGTCACATCGCCCGAAACCTCTGCTACTCGGTGGCCGTTCTTCGTCTTCTTGTGTGGCTCCATGTTCTGCCTCCTCTCAAGCAGCACTTGCCACCTCTTCGCTTGCCATTCCCACAACTTAAACATCCTACTGCTGAGAATGGACTACGTTGGCATCGCGGTCATGATCATCACCTCCTTCTTCCCTCCTATTTTCTACATCTTCCAATGTGAGCCGATCTGGCAGATCGTTTACCTCACCGGAATCTCAGTCATGGGTGCTTTCACCATTGTAACCCTATTGACGCCTGCTTTTTCGACCGGTAAATTTCGTGGCTTCCGTGCAATGCTTTTCGTGGCCATGGGACTATTCGGGCTTGTACCCGCGGTCCATGCCGTGGTTGTGAACTGGAATGAGTCTAGGAGGAATGTTACCCTAGCTTATGAATTGGTCATGGCACTAGCGTATTTGACAGGGACCGCGTTTTATGTCACGCGGATCCCAGAGAGGTGGAAGCCGGGGTTTTTCGACCTAGCCGGACACAGTCATCAAATATTCCATGTTTTTGTGATATTGGGTGCATTGGCTCATTATGGGGCTGCACTTGTGTTTCTGGAATTTCGCGGCGAAGTAGGCTGCGGTCGGACTAAGTGA